One Campylobacter concisus DNA segment encodes these proteins:
- the truA gene encoding tRNA pseudouridine(38-40) synthase TruA, which yields MKIQLIYSYDGSKFQGSQTQPHENGVEDELARALAHVGIFERVVSSSRTDKSVHANNQSSSVICGDHFKNLRRLQDLINRHAHPSIHIKRINLVDDSFQARFDAVARSYRYVINHGKFDVFSSNYKVFLPKFDTKIANEILRNFIGEHDFSAYMKTGSDTKSPVREIYKAFCYAYKEQTIIVFKANGFLRGQVRLMVANLLKALKQKDGSKLIKASLNGHPALTRIPAPAEGLYLNRVFYKFN from the coding sequence ATGAAAATTCAGCTAATCTACAGCTACGATGGCTCGAAATTTCAAGGCTCACAGACCCAGCCGCACGAAAATGGCGTAGAGGATGAGCTTGCGCGCGCCTTAGCTCACGTTGGCATTTTTGAAAGAGTAGTATCCAGCTCGCGCACCGATAAAAGCGTGCACGCAAACAACCAAAGCTCAAGCGTCATTTGCGGCGATCACTTTAAAAATTTAAGACGCTTACAAGATCTTATAAACCGCCACGCGCACCCAAGCATTCACATAAAACGCATAAATTTAGTAGATGATAGCTTTCAAGCGAGATTTGACGCAGTGGCAAGGTCGTATAGATATGTGATAAATCACGGCAAATTTGATGTTTTTAGCTCAAACTACAAGGTCTTTTTGCCTAAATTTGATACCAAAATAGCAAATGAAATTTTGCGAAATTTTATCGGAGAGCATGATTTTAGCGCATATATGAAAACTGGAAGCGACACAAAAAGCCCAGTGCGCGAAATTTACAAAGCATTTTGCTACGCATACAAAGAGCAAACTATCATCGTTTTTAAGGCAAATGGTTTTTTGCGTGGCCAGGTACGCCTCATGGTTGCAAATTTACTAAAAGCGCTAAAGCAAAAAGATGGTAGCAAGCTCATCAAAGCTTCGCTAAATGGACATCCTGCCCTAACTCGCATACCAGCACCAGCTGAAGGGCTATATCTAAATAGAGTTTTTTATAAATTTAACTAA